A region of Leishmania infantum JPCM5 genome chromosome 31 DNA encodes the following proteins:
- a CDS encoding zinc transporter-like protein: MSPEQPRETTGLTVAPAGPAATNYHTASNTVHVTVAEERTIDEALSAVNARRESEKKVLLGALIFCFVFMIVEFASGVIAHSLALLTDAIHLLTDVGSYALSIGALVAAGRAACGRYSYGWHRAEVIGTLISVFSIWALVTWIVIEAGYRTYDMYMCSRVPAQASAGAVKARECQAVDSRLMILVGVLGMLVNVVCASILYFGGSHGHSHFGSSHGHSHGESEMHDHDHSHRDLHEGGHGHNHAHDDRHDHGHDHGHGHGYLAESGGGIGSHKGFAVHAAILHAMGDCVQSIGVIFAGSFIYFSNLAYYGNHTYEHSLFNLADPFCSVMFALITLSMTKALLMDLLSILMESTPASVDYYALETALQQIGGVASVHDLHVWSLSAEYVSLSVHLVADNAAEALQKAQHICKEHFGIGHTTIQIDSVAVGTAGCASACASPTAHDEILSHYM, encoded by the coding sequence ATGTCACCTGAGCAACCGAGAGAGACGACGGGGTTGACGGTGGCCCCTGCCGGTCCGGCGGCGACCAACTACCACACTGCGTCTAATACGGTGCACGTCACGGTTGCCGAAGAGCGCACGATCGATGAGGCGCTGTCCGCCGTCAATGCCCGCCGCGAGTCGGAGAAGAAGGTTCTCCTGGGCGCCCTCATTTTCTGCTTTGTCTTTATGATCGTCGAGTTTGCCAGCGGTGTGATTGCCCACTCGCTGGCCCTACTCACGGACGCCATCCACTTGTTGACCGATGTCGGGTCCTATGCGCTGAGTATTGGTGCCCTTGTCGCAGCTgggcgtgcggcgtgcggccGCTACAGCTACGGCTGGCACCGGGCTGAGGTGATTGGCACCCTCATCTCTGTCTTTTCGATCTGGGCGTTGGTGACCTGGATTGTCATTGAGGCAGGGTACCGCACCTACGACATGTACATGTGCAGTCGCGTACCGGCGCAAGCTTCCGCTGGCGCAGTGAAGGCTCGCGAGTGTCAAGCAGTGGACTCGCGTCTCATGATTTTAGTTGGTGTGCTTGGCATGCTGGTGAACGTTGTGTGTGCCTCCATCCTCTACTTTGGCGGCTCTCACGGCCACAGCCACTTCGGCTCCTCGCACGGGCACAGCCACGGCGAGAGTGAGATGCACGACCATGATCACAGTCATAGAGACCTTCACGAGGGCGGCCACGGACACAACCACGCACACGACGACCGTCACGATCACGGGCACGACCATGGACACGGTCACGGATATCTAGCGGaaagcggtggcggcattGGCAGCCACAAGGGTTTTGCCGTGCACGCCGCTATCCTGCATGCCATGGGCGACTGCGTCCAATCCATCGGTGTCATTTTCGCTGGTAGTTTCATCTACTTCAGCAACTTAGCCTACTACGGCAATCACACGTACGAGCACTCCCTCTTCAACCTTGCCGACCCGTTCTGCTCCGTCATGTTCGCTCTCATCACGCTGAGCATGAccaaggcgctgctgatggaCCTGCTTAGTATTCTGATGGAGAGCACGCCGGCAAGCGTCGACTACTATGCACTGGAGACGGCGCTCCAGCAGATCGGCGGTGTCGCCAGTGTGCACGACCTGCACGTATGGTCCCTATCTGCCGAGTACGTCTCCCTCTCGGTGCACCTGGTGGCGGACAATgccgccgaggcgctgcaaAAGGCGCAGCACATCTGCAAGGAGCACTTTGGCATTGGCCACACCACCATTCAGATCGACTCAGTGGCTGTCGGCACAGCCgggtgcgccagcgcctgcgcttCGCCGACTGCGCATGATGAGATTTTGAGCCACTACATGTGA